Genomic segment of Helicobacter enhydrae:
CCAAGTTTCAAGGTGCTTGCGGTTGAAGCATTGTTCAAAGTGGTAATGGTATTGGTGTTGCCTTCTAATGTGAGGGTGGAGTTGGTGCCATTGAGATTGAAAGTTGTGTTTCCATTACCAACTGTTTCAATTTTCTTTTTTATGGTGAGATTGGCAGAAGCTTCGAGAGTAATGCTATTTGCTCCATTGGCTGCAGTGTAAATAGCATAATCAAGACCACTACCGCCACTTGTTTCACCTGCATTGGTAATTCCATTTGTTCCGATTGTATTGTCAGTGCCTTTGCTGATAAAAATAGTATTGTTAGAATTAGCACCTGTTGCAAAGATTCCATTACTAACATCAATTTCCTCTATGAGAATGGTATTTTTGCTACCACTTTTGCTTACGATACTTTGGGTGGTAAGTTTCCCTTTGGCGATGTTGGTTGCAGAGGGATTATCTATCGCATTTGTATTGATTGCCAAATCTTTGGCAGTGCCACCACTTCCAAGTGTTAAAAAGCCTTTGCCGATGTAATTACGCCCTTTAGAGCCGTCTGAAATGATTGTTGTAATGTCGAGAATATTTGTAGCGTCTGTATTATTTTCAAGACTAAGGATATTGCGATGATTAGTTGTATTTAACCCCACTGCTCTTAAAACTCCGAGATAAAGAGTAGCTTGTTTTTTGAATTGGATAAGATTGTGAGCTTGTGCTGTATATGTCCTATCTGCATATGCAACGATATCTATACGATTGCTTGTGCCCTCTCCAATTTTTCCATTATTTTCAAAAAGGATTCGATTGCGTGCATTGTTTAGCCATTGGCCACCTAGTCCAGCTTCGGCTCGAATCTCTCCTGTACCTGTGTTTCTACTTCCTTTTTTGATAGTATTGGTAGTATTTCCTTCATTATGTGTTTTAAAAGTAATATTAACATCAACATTATCATTAGCTGTGCTTCCTGTATTGCCAATACGCCCATAAGTTTGGATATTGCCTTCAATCCCTCCGCTACCTCCTTCAAAGATTAGATTCTGTCCATCTTGTTGCCCCTCTACGAGTTTTGTTGTGAGATTGCCTTTGAGTTTTGCCCCATCTTGAAAAGTAAATATTGTTTTGATAGTGTTGTTATTAGCATTATTGTATAAATCAATATTGCCTATCATATCTCCCTTGAAAGTAGCCTCCACTTTATCATACCAATAACTAGGTATGACTCTAATATTTCCCTTGAAAGCAATTTTTGAGCTATTTTCTGTTGTTGTGCCTTCAAAATTTAGAATAGCTTTTTTTGCATTATAGTTTCTGTTATGGTTCCCAAAATTAATAGTGAGGGTGCCTAATCCATTCCCTAATTGAAGTCCATTACCTTTATTAATGAGTTTGAGTTGAGCGTTATTGCCACCCACAGAGGCTTCGGGAGTGCTACCAACCGATCCATTACCGCCAGTCTGTGTAAATTTGAGAGTGAAATCACTGATCGTAATCCCACTTGCCGGAGGCGTGGCAAATTGCAGTTTATTGTATCCCCCTTCTTGTCCAAATTTTAAACCCGTGAATTGTTTGAAATCTGTGCCATTAGTAGTGCTCCAGCAGATCGCACTTGCACTGCCGTCACAATCTCCCGCACTCGCCACACTCACACTGAGAGCCAAAGCCAACGATGTGGCAATAAGAGGTTTGAATAAGGGACTGTTTAAGCTGTTCATTTTTGCCCCCCCCCCCCGAGAGAGATTTTGCCCATACGATTGTGCTTCCTAGTTTCTATTTTTTCCATCTTTTACTCCTTGCAAAAAATTTATCTCAAGGTATCAAAAAATTCTTGAATGTAAAATAAATTTTTGAGAATAATTATAATTAATATTTACACTCCATTTACTTTCATAAAACTTTTATTTTTGAAACACACAATGGAGGTTCTCAAATCTATCAAACCCAATGGTTTCAATCCTTGCCAAAGCTCTACCAAGCTCTATCAATCCCCAATCTCACCACTTCACACAGTGCAATCTTTTGCTTTGATTGTGTTTGTTGATTTTTATTTGAATCTAGATTCTTAATTTGATTTGTTTGCTTGTTGGATTGATTGAAGGTAGATTCTGATGTTTCTTGCTGCTTTGATTTTCAGAATCTTTTTACAAAATTTTATTTAGATTCTTAAAATCTTCACAAAAACCCTATCAAAATAAAAGCAAGAATCTAAAAATCTAGATTCAAAATTCAAATAAAAACAAGAATCAAGAATCAAACAAAAGTCAAAACAATGTGGGCAACACACAAAAAGCGAGTTTGGGGGATTTTAAGGGGGATAAGGGGGGGAAAGCCTGTCAATAACCCCCCTTGCCCCCTTAAGAGAGAAAGCAAAGTGGGATTTGGTTACCAAAAAGCGTGCTTCTGCAAAATCAATCTTGATAAAAGAATCAGTTTGCCGAATCTCAAAGTTTTGTTTTTTTGGGTTTGGTTTGGATAAACCACGGCTTTTAGTATTTCAAGCTTGGCTTGGATTCTTTCTTTTGAAGTTGGTTTGTGTGAGTATGCCTTTTGGTGATTCTAGAATCTATTAGATTCTCTTTTTGGAGTTAGTTTTGCAAAAGCACACTGCTTAGTCACCAAATCTTGCTTTGCTTTTTTATAAGAGGGAGGGGCAAGGGGGGGGGTGGCAATACCACTCTCACCACAACGCATTACAAATTGGATATAATTGCACACGATTAACCCCCAAGACCAAAGGAACAGAATGCAAAAAGAGCATATTTTTAGAGAGTATGATATTCGTGGGATTTTTGATATAGATTTGGATCAAGAGATTGTGACTTGCATTGGCGAGAGGATTGGAGCGCTCCTCAAAGACGCCAATCAAAAATCCATCAGCATTGGCTATGACGCAAGGGTGCATTCCAAACAGCTGTTTGAATGGCTCACCGATGGATTGCATCTCCATTCTATCAAAATCAACGATCTTGGTTTGATACCCACGCCAACTGCGTATTTTGCCACCTTCTCCCCTACCCTTGCAAACACCAATTCCATTATGATCACAGGCTCACACAATCCCAAAGAATACAATGGCTTCAAAATCACGCTATTAGGCAAACCTTTTTATGGTCAAAGCATTCAAGCACTCAAAAACAGCATCGCCCAAACTCCAAAACCCCACCCCACAAACCCACAACCCAAAGCCATCACGCAAGTTCCTATACTTGAGGAATACCAAGCCTTCCTCATCGATCATTTCCAAACCCTCCGAGATTTCCCACACCCAATCGCCATTGATTGTGGCAATGGAGTGGCAGGAGTGGCACTCATTCCTGTTTTGCAAGCACTCAACATCGACTTTGTCGCACTCTATGCAGATCCCGATGGCGATTTCCCCAACCACCACCCAGACCCCAGTGAAGCCAAAAATCTCCAAGATCTCAAACGCCTAATGCACGATCAGCAGATTCCTATCGGACTAGCATTTGATGGAGATGCCGATAGGATCGCTTTGCTAAGCACAAGGGTAGCCTATCAAGGAGATGAGCTCACCATCCTTTTCGCACACCAAATCGCTCAAGAGATAGCACCCCAGAAACCAATCATCATCGGTGAAGTCAAATGCTCCTCAGTGATGTATGATGAGATTGACAAAATCGGAACAAGCGTGATGTATAAAACAGGGCATAGCAACCTCAAAGTCAAGCTCAAAGAGCTGAACGCCTCGTTTGCAGGGGAAATGAGTGGGCATTTGTTTTTCAATGATAGGTATTTTGGCTATGATGATGGTATCTATGCGGGGCTTAGGGCTTTGGAGCTGTTTTTGCACTCTAGTATCGAATCTGTAGAGGAGCAAATCCTCTCACTTCCCAAGCTTTGCTCCACACCCGAAGAGAAAATCCCAACGACAGAAGACAAAAAATTCCAAATCATTGCAACACTACAAAAAAAGCTCCAAAACCCCAATCAAGAATTCCCAAAAATCAAACAAATCATCGATATAGACGGCATTCGTGTAGTGTTTGAAAACGGGTGGGCATTGATCCGTGCTAGCAACACCACGCCCGTGCTTGTCACACGCTTTGAAGCCAAAACACAAGAGGACCTGGAGCTTTACAAAGCCCAAATGCTCTCTCTGATTGAAGATGAGTTGCGATGATCCTTAGCATCGAAAGCAGCTGCGATGACAGCTCACTTGCACTCACCTCAATCCAAGAGTGCAAACTTGTGTTCCACCAAAAAATCTCCCAAGATTCTTACCACTCTCGATATGGTGGCGTCGTCCCAGAAATCGCCTCAAGACTCCACGCCCAACAACTCCCACAGATTTTGCAAGAACTCAAAAACTTCCTTGATGGCAACCTAGAAGCAATCAAAGCAATCGCCATCACCACAGAACCGGGCTTGAGTGTCTCGCTCATCGAGGGGCTGATGATGGCAAAGGCTCTTGCACTTGCCCTCAATCTCCCACTCCTAAGTATCAATCATCTCAAAGGGCACATTTACTCGCTTTTCATCAACCAAAAAACCATCATTTCCCCCCTGAGCATTCTGCTAGTTTCGGGTGGGCATACGATGATCCTAGAGATGTCCCACTCGCAGATTCAAATCATTGCCAAAAGTTTGGATGATAGCTTTGGAGAGAGCTTTGACAAAGCTTCCAAAATGCTAGGTTTGGGCTATCCGGGTGGTCCGATCATCCAAGAACTCGCCCACGATGCCCCCTCACTCTACACCCTGCCCATTCCTTTGCAACACAGCAAAGAATTGGCGTTTAGCTTTTCAGGACTCAAAAACGCCTTTAGGCTCAAAACTCAAGAAAAAGACTACCACCCAAACGCTCTAGCCAAAGCTTTTCAAGAAAGTGCTATCGCCCACATCTACCAACGATGCAAACTCTACTTCCAACACAAGCAATCACAGAATCAATCCATCCAACATTTTGCAATCGTGGGTGGAGCGAGTGCTAATCTCGCACTCAGAGACAAAATGCACCAACTTTGCCAAGACTATCAAGCCACGCTCTTGCTAAGCCCCCTAGAATTCTGCTCAGACAATGCTGCAATGATTGGACGCGCTGGAGTGGAGAGCTATCTCAAAGGGGAGTTTGCCTCACTCTATGAGCTTGATATTTCTCCACGCACGACTCAGTTTTAGATTGGCTTTATTTTGGTGATTTAAAGTATGTAGATTCTATATCAAAGGACAACGATGAAAAATAAATGCCTATCTCTTTTGTTTGCACCCCTTGTGCTACTCTCCCAAACCCCCTATCTCACAAACATCCACCACACTATCAACGCACAACAGCGTCTCAACACCAATCTACTTCTAAGCACCATTTGGACACATCAAGATGAAGATCTTACAATCGATCCAAGCTTTTTATACACTAGCACCGATGATGGAGACATCATCAGCTCATCCCTTGCACTCACAGGTGCCAATGATGAGGATGAGCTCAAAATGAAGTCTTTGCTTGAGTATTCTTATGATGATCATAAGCACTCCAAAAGCCGATCGCACAATGTGAGCGGGGGATTGTCTGCCTTGCTCAAAACGCCACTCTCGATTTTTGCAGGATTGAGCGGAGGTGCAAACTTCAACACCCTGCAGTCTCTTGTGGATTACAAACAATACTATGCGTCAGGGGCATTGGGGCTAGGATATGACATCCCCCTCTTGGATGACACCACACGACTCACCCCAATCGCCTATCTCAACTATACTTTTTTACAACTACAAAACCACAAAGGGCTTGAAACAATCCCAACCCAACACTACAATCACCTATCAGTCAATGCAGGGCTCATCGCACAGACGCTCTTTGGATCGATGCAAATCAATCTCTATGGTATCTACTCTCATTCTGTTTTGGACAACACCTTGCACCTTGCCACAGACACACAACGCTTCAAGCTTGATTCTGCCCAATGGCTTGTCAATCTAGGGGCAAATCTAGGATTTTATGGGGATGATATGAGTTTTAAACTTGGTTTAAGTAGTGAGATTTCGAAAAACTTCTATAATGTCGGCTTGACAAGTTCTGTCGGATTTGAATTCTAATCACATTTGATACAAAGGAAAACGATGCAATACTCAGACAAAGCACTCAATCTACAAGAATCCAACACTTTGGCAATCAGTGCGTTGGCACAAAACCTAGCAAAAAGTGGCAAAGAAATCATCAACCTCTCCACAGGTGAGCCTGATTTTGACACCCCCCAAAGTGTCAAAGACACTGCGATTGGTGCAATCAATCAAGGTTTTAGCAAATACACCGCTGTCAGTGGGATCTTGAATCTCAAAGAGGCGATTTGTGAGAAGCTAGCACGAGACAATCAACTCCACTATCAACCCCAAGAAATCATCGTAAGCAATGGAGCCAAGCATTCTTTGTTTAATGCGTTGGGAGCGATACTCAATCCTCAAGATGAAGTCATCATCCCCGCTCCCTATTGGGTCAGCTACCCTGAAATGGTCAAATACAATCAAGCGACACCGATTTTCATCCAAACCACCCAAGAAAATCATTTCAAAATAACGCCCAAAGATCTCCAAGAAGCCATCACCCCCAAAACCAAAGCAATCATTCTCAACTCGCCAAGCAACCCCACAGGCTCTATCTACAACAAAGAGGAGATCATAGAACTTGCAAAAGTGCTAGAGGGGAGCGATATTTGGGTGATTAGTGATGAAATTTATGAAAAGCTTGTCTATGATTCTTCGTTTGTGTCCATCCCATCGCTTTCGCAAGATTTGTTGACAAGGACGATCCTTGTCAATGGGCTTAGCAAATCAAGTGCGATGACTGGGTGGAGGATGGGCTATCTTGCTAGCAAAGATCGCACACTGCTCAAAATCATTGACAATATACAAAGCAATAGCACTTCAAACATCAATTCTTTCACACAAATGGCTTCAATCACGGCATTGAACCTCAAAGGAGAGATTGAGGAAATGAGAGGGATTTTTGAGCAACGCAGAGATTTTGCCTATCAAGCCGCCCAAAGTATCGCCCCCCTGCGTCTCAACAAACCACAAGGGGCGTTTTATCTTTTCATCGATATTTCAAAAACCCCATATCCCAACAGCCTAGACTTTTGTCAATTCTTGCTTGAGCGACAAGGCGTGGCATTGGTTCCCGGCATTGCTTTTGGTGCGGAGGGTTTTGTGAGGATGAGTTTTGCCACTTCGATTAAGACATTACAAAAAGGATTTGAAAAAATTGCAAGATTTTTAGAAAACTAGATTCTCAGTGAGTATCTCTATAGCCCCCCTCTATAGCCCCTCCCCCTTTGTGAATCCCCTTTTTGAGCTTACTTCGCACCTTTGGGAGGCATAAATGCTGTAAGCTCTGGAGCTTTGCCTTTGAATTTCTCGATATTGACCAATGCAGTGTTGGCAATATTTGCATCGGCAAGTTCGCTTGTTGGAATATCAAGCGTGAGCATATTGGGGCAACCATTTTTGCACATACTGCCATCTTGTTGCGCATCTGCTGGATCATACCACGCACCCTCAAAAATCCTCACGACTTTTCTAGGCATCATATCACTTACGATTGCTCCTAGCAACGCCTCGCCTCTAGCATTATACACACGCACAAGATCGCCATTTTTGATGCCTTTTTCTTTCGCATCTTTTGGATTGATCCAAATCGGCTCACGATCTGCGACTGCGTAGCTATCTCTCAAACGCGTATTGCTAAGTTGAGAATGCAAACGATTGATAGGGTGTGGGCTAGTGAGTGCAAACTCGGCGGGTTTGTTTTTCATCCCTAGCCACTCTGCTGGTTCAAACCACATTGGG
This window contains:
- a CDS encoding autotransporter domain-containing protein, which codes for MKNKCLSLLFAPLVLLSQTPYLTNIHHTINAQQRLNTNLLLSTIWTHQDEDLTIDPSFLYTSTDDGDIISSSLALTGANDEDELKMKSLLEYSYDDHKHSKSRSHNVSGGLSALLKTPLSIFAGLSGGANFNTLQSLVDYKQYYASGALGLGYDIPLLDDTTRLTPIAYLNYTFLQLQNHKGLETIPTQHYNHLSVNAGLIAQTLFGSMQINLYGIYSHSVLDNTLHLATDTQRFKLDSAQWLVNLGANLGFYGDDMSFKLGLSSEISKNFYNVGLTSSVGFEF
- a CDS encoding pyridoxal phosphate-dependent aminotransferase, with protein sequence MQYSDKALNLQESNTLAISALAQNLAKSGKEIINLSTGEPDFDTPQSVKDTAIGAINQGFSKYTAVSGILNLKEAICEKLARDNQLHYQPQEIIVSNGAKHSLFNALGAILNPQDEVIIPAPYWVSYPEMVKYNQATPIFIQTTQENHFKITPKDLQEAITPKTKAIILNSPSNPTGSIYNKEEIIELAKVLEGSDIWVISDEIYEKLVYDSSFVSIPSLSQDLLTRTILVNGLSKSSAMTGWRMGYLASKDRTLLKIIDNIQSNSTSNINSFTQMASITALNLKGEIEEMRGIFEQRRDFAYQAAQSIAPLRLNKPQGAFYLFIDISKTPYPNSLDFCQFLLERQGVALVPGIAFGAEGFVRMSFATSIKTLQKGFEKIARFLEN
- the tsaD gene encoding tRNA (adenosine(37)-N6)-threonylcarbamoyltransferase complex transferase subunit TsaD, producing the protein MILSIESSCDDSSLALTSIQECKLVFHQKISQDSYHSRYGGVVPEIASRLHAQQLPQILQELKNFLDGNLEAIKAIAITTEPGLSVSLIEGLMMAKALALALNLPLLSINHLKGHIYSLFINQKTIISPLSILLVSGGHTMILEMSHSQIQIIAKSLDDSFGESFDKASKMLGLGYPGGPIIQELAHDAPSLYTLPIPLQHSKELAFSFSGLKNAFRLKTQEKDYHPNALAKAFQESAIAHIYQRCKLYFQHKQSQNQSIQHFAIVGGASANLALRDKMHQLCQDYQATLLLSPLEFCSDNAAMIGRAGVESYLKGEFASLYELDISPRTTQF
- a CDS encoding phosphomannomutase/phosphoglucomutase, which codes for MQKEHIFREYDIRGIFDIDLDQEIVTCIGERIGALLKDANQKSISIGYDARVHSKQLFEWLTDGLHLHSIKINDLGLIPTPTAYFATFSPTLANTNSIMITGSHNPKEYNGFKITLLGKPFYGQSIQALKNSIAQTPKPHPTNPQPKAITQVPILEEYQAFLIDHFQTLRDFPHPIAIDCGNGVAGVALIPVLQALNIDFVALYADPDGDFPNHHPDPSEAKNLQDLKRLMHDQQIPIGLAFDGDADRIALLSTRVAYQGDELTILFAHQIAQEIAPQKPIIIGEVKCSSVMYDEIDKIGTSVMYKTGHSNLKVKLKELNASFAGEMSGHLFFNDRYFGYDDGIYAGLRALELFLHSSIESVEEQILSLPKLCSTPEEKIPTTEDKKFQIIATLQKKLQNPNQEFPKIKQIIDIDGIRVVFENGWALIRASNTTPVLVTRFEAKTQEDLELYKAQMLSLIEDELR